One genomic segment of Arcobacter porcinus includes these proteins:
- a CDS encoding pirin family protein, which yields MIKVLKKENMGVSNLAWLKSRFHFSFAEYRNPKNINFGVLRVLNDDTIHPKSGFDTHPHANMEIISYIVNGEITHKDSMGNSEVLKRGEVQYLSAGDGIYHSEHNFHESEDLRLLQIWIIPPQKSLARLYGSHKFTEDQRNNKLLNIVSSQNGDAPIKIYQDVNIYVSEFDKDFEFDIKKDRQVYFVLIEGNAEVNGETLNFGDAMELVDEDKLKVNPITKSHILFIEMKK from the coding sequence ATGATAAAAGTATTAAAAAAAGAGAATATGGGAGTATCTAATCTAGCTTGGCTAAAGAGCCGTTTTCATTTCAGTTTTGCTGAATATAGAAACCCAAAAAATATAAATTTTGGAGTTTTAAGAGTATTAAATGATGATACTATTCATCCAAAAAGTGGTTTTGATACTCATCCTCATGCAAATATGGAAATAATTTCTTATATTGTAAATGGAGAGATTACTCACAAAGACTCTATGGGAAATAGTGAAGTTTTAAAAAGAGGTGAAGTACAATATTTAAGTGCAGGAGATGGTATTTATCATAGTGAACATAACTTTCATGAAAGTGAAGATTTAAGACTTTTACAAATTTGGATTATTCCACCTCAAAAAAGTTTAGCAAGACTTTATGGAAGCCATAAATTTACAGAAGATCAAAGAAACAATAAATTACTAAATATTGTATCTTCTCAAAATGGAGATGCCCCTATAAAAATCTATCAAGATGTAAATATTTATGTAAGTGAATTTGATAAAGATTTTGAATTTGATATAAAAAAAGATAGACAAGTTTATTTTGTATTAATTGAAGGTAATGCAGAAGTAAATGGTGAAACTCTTAACTTTGGTGATGCAATGGAACTTGTAGATGAAGATAAACTAAAAGTTAATCCTATTACAAAATCACATATTTTATTTATAGAAATGAAAAAATAA
- a CDS encoding DUF1641 domain-containing protein encodes MSNKVEVLKTKEMQELEDKMTMLVQTGRIDNLIDLLAVVSDNIEMTTQPMVEKMIGTVDNLATAGFIMDNAVRYAKRENAKNNKQSLLGLLKLMRDEETLKGLSFMLNLTKGIGKQL; translated from the coding sequence ATGAGTAATAAAGTAGAAGTTCTAAAAACAAAAGAGATGCAAGAGTTAGAAGACAAAATGACTATGCTGGTTCAAACAGGAAGAATTGATAATCTTATTGATCTTTTGGCTGTTGTATCTGATAATATTGAAATGACAACTCAACCAATGGTTGAAAAGATGATTGGAACAGTTGATAATCTAGCAACAGCTGGATTTATCATGGATAATGCAGTTAGATATGCAAAAAGAGAAAATGCTAAAAATAACAAGCAATCTCTTTTAGGGCTATTAAAACTTATGAGAGATGAAGAGACTTTAAAAGGATTAAGTTTTATGCTTAATCTTACAAAAGGTATCGGAAAACAACTATAA
- a CDS encoding DODA-type extradiol aromatic ring-opening family dioxygenase, protein MNPTLFISHGAPNIVLSDSQTKKNARELASSLDIPKYIIIVSAHWSSRDLKVINPNSNELMYDFYGFEEELYNFKYKISSNKELTNNLIEKLKKQNIDISIDENRISYDHGVWSTLYLLYEELNIPIIQLSIPISYSILELINLGEKLKEFKNEALLIFSGGLTHNLRDMSFNSQIKDYAKIFNDEIKNIISLGDEEKLVNIDKNRYFYQNHPTIEHFIPLLIAFGSAINKKGKSFNSEILYSNISMESFIFDEKDKR, encoded by the coding sequence ATGAATCCTACTCTATTTATATCTCATGGTGCACCAAATATAGTTTTGAGCGATTCTCAAACTAAAAAAAATGCTAGAGAACTTGCAAGTAGTTTAGATATTCCAAAGTACATAATTATTGTATCTGCTCATTGGTCAAGTAGAGATTTAAAAGTAATAAATCCAAACTCCAATGAGCTTATGTATGACTTTTATGGCTTTGAAGAAGAGCTTTATAATTTTAAATATAAAATATCTAGTAATAAAGAATTAACAAATAATTTAATAGAAAAACTTAAAAAACAAAATATTGATATAAGTATTGATGAAAATAGAATAAGTTATGACCATGGAGTTTGGAGCACTTTATATCTTCTTTATGAAGAGTTAAATATTCCAATAATTCAATTAAGTATTCCTATCTCCTACTCCATTTTAGAGCTTATTAATTTAGGTGAAAAACTAAAAGAGTTTAAAAATGAAGCATTACTGATTTTTTCTGGAGGACTTACTCACAATCTAAGAGATATGAGTTTTAATTCGCAGATAAAAGATTATGCAAAAATATTTAATGATGAAATTAAAAATATTATAAGTTTGGGTGATGAAGAAAAATTAGTAAATATAGATAAGAATAGATATTTTTATCAAAATCACCCAACAATTGAACATTTTATACCACTTTTAATAGCTTTTGGAAGTGCTATAAATAAAAAAGGAAAATCTTTTAATAGTGAAATACTATATTCAAATATTTCAATGGAGAGTTTTATTTTTGATGAAAAGGATAAAAGATGA
- a CDS encoding MarR family winged helix-turn-helix transcriptional regulator: MFKMKSYDTRVSKSMKTVVRLDRVFNRINNITENHLSKNNLTFNQFKVLEVLYHLGDLNTGSITKLTSSTPGNTTVVVKNLKRDGFIESKKDLNDARASILSITKKGIEIIEEVFPKHAENLYNFMNILDDQELDTLYDLLDKLYKTNKKD; encoded by the coding sequence ATGTTTAAAATGAAGTCATATGACACAAGAGTAAGTAAATCAATGAAAACAGTTGTTAGATTAGATAGAGTTTTTAATAGGATAAATAATATTACAGAAAATCATCTATCAAAAAACAATCTAACATTTAATCAATTTAAAGTATTGGAAGTTTTATATCATTTAGGAGATTTAAATACAGGTTCAATTACAAAACTTACATCAAGTACTCCAGGAAATACAACTGTTGTTGTAAAAAATCTAAAAAGAGATGGATTTATTGAATCAAAAAAAGATTTAAATGATGCAAGAGCTTCAATTTTATCTATCACAAAAAAAGGTATTGAGATAATTGAAGAAGTTTTTCCAAAACATGCTGAAAATCTTTATAATTTTATGAATATTTTAGATGATCAAGAGCTTGATACTTTATACGATTTATTAGATAAACTTTACAAAACAAATAAAAAGGATTAA
- a CDS encoding ATP phosphoribosyltransferase regulatory subunit — MVFEHEIPKGSRLYFGKLAKAKRELENLVCNILYKNGFEEILTPNFSYSQHQAIANERKLIKFSDEENEQISLRADSTLDVVRIITKRLGRTTNQKKWFYIQPIFSYPSKEEYQIGCEYIEHNNISDILNLTADILKALKIEPIMQISNIIVPKLVSKELNIDIEIFKQADISKLLDLKVDWLEKLLRVQDIKSLEEAIKFVPNSIKSELEKLLEKALEVDYNNIIIAPLYYGSLKYYNDIYYRVIKDNLVLCRGGMYEAEGISSLGFALYTDNLLKIIEG; from the coding sequence ATGGTTTTTGAACACGAGATCCCAAAAGGAAGTAGACTCTATTTCGGAAAGCTTGCTAAAGCTAAAAGAGAGTTAGAAAATCTTGTTTGTAATATTTTATACAAAAATGGTTTTGAAGAGATTTTAACACCAAATTTTTCTTATTCTCAGCATCAAGCAATAGCAAACGAAAGAAAATTAATAAAGTTTTCAGATGAAGAGAATGAACAAATTTCACTAAGAGCTGATTCTACTTTGGATGTTGTGAGAATTATTACAAAAAGATTGGGAAGAACAACAAACCAGAAAAAATGGTTTTACATACAACCAATATTTTCATATCCTTCAAAAGAGGAGTATCAAATTGGTTGTGAATATATAGAGCACAATAATATATCAGATATTTTAAATCTAACAGCAGATATTTTAAAAGCTTTAAAAATAGAGCCAATAATGCAAATATCGAATATTATTGTTCCAAAACTAGTAAGTAAAGAGTTAAATATTGATATTGAAATATTTAAACAAGCAGATATTTCAAAGCTATTAGATTTGAAAGTTGATTGGCTTGAAAAACTTTTAAGAGTTCAAGATATTAAATCTTTGGAAGAAGCTATAAAATTTGTTCCAAATAGCATAAAAAGTGAGTTAGAGAAACTTTTAGAAAAAGCTTTAGAGGTAGATTATAATAATATTATAATTGCACCACTTTATTATGGAAGTTTGAAATATTATAATGATATATATTATAGAGTAATCAAAGATAACCTTGTACTTTGTAGGGGTGGAATGTATGAAGCAGAAGGGATTAGCTCTCTAGGTTTTGCACTATATACAGATAATTTATTAAAAATAATTGAAGGGTAA
- a CDS encoding YceI family protein — MKNLKLGLLSLVLCSSLFAGDYKVDTSHSNVGFSVKHMMVSNVIGKFNDFTGAFEFDEKSGTLLSLNGELSVSSIDTANEKRDNHLKADDFFAAQNFPKITFKSTKVEKDTIYGDLTIKGKTQNVKFSLENGGAFAGKAGFSLKGKINRSDFGITWNKVLEAGAVAVGDQVNLIIDIEGDLVK, encoded by the coding sequence ATGAAAAATTTAAAATTAGGATTATTATCTCTAGTACTTTGTTCATCACTATTTGCAGGTGACTATAAAGTTGACACTTCACATTCCAATGTTGGTTTTAGTGTTAAACACATGATGGTTTCAAATGTTATTGGTAAATTTAATGACTTTACAGGAGCATTTGAATTTGATGAAAAAAGTGGAACTTTACTTTCATTAAATGGTGAGTTAAGTGTATCTTCTATTGATACAGCTAATGAAAAAAGAGATAATCACTTAAAAGCTGATGATTTTTTTGCTGCACAAAACTTTCCTAAAATTACATTTAAATCAACAAAAGTTGAAAAAGATACAATTTATGGTGACCTTACAATAAAAGGTAAAACACAAAATGTAAAATTTTCTCTTGAAAATGGTGGAGCATTTGCTGGAAAAGCTGGGTTCTCTTTAAAAGGAAAAATAAACAGAAGTGATTTTGGAATTACATGGAATAAAGTTTTAGAAGCAGGAGCAGTTGCTGTTGGTGATCAAGTAAATTTAATTATTGATATTGAAGGAGATTTAGTTAAATAA
- a CDS encoding pyridoxal-phosphate-dependent aminotransferase family protein — protein MLLTPGPTPVPEFARKAMSDITIHHRTKEFEAIFEKTRKLLLEIYNMNEVLILASSGTGAMEACITNLTRTKALTINSGKFGERFGKICKAFNIEYTELKQEWDTPACVEDVVNAVKNDKNIDSLFIQVCESAGGLRHPVEEIAKEVKKINPNIMIVADGITALGVEKIDTRNIDALITGSQKAFMLPPGIAMIGLSDKAVAKIEEKPAGYYFNLASEIKNQKKNTTAYTAATTLIIGLGAILEKFKEIGFDNLYNQTEKRAKATQEALKAIGFKIYPKVPANAMTTAYTEQSNEIRKILKTKYNVDIAGGQDHLAGKIFRINHMGLVEDFEASWAVNATELVLDELGIRTFDGTANRVFAETFYKGN, from the coding sequence ATGTTATTAACTCCAGGTCCAACACCTGTACCAGAATTTGCAAGAAAAGCAATGAGTGATATTACAATACATCACAGAACAAAAGAGTTTGAAGCTATATTTGAAAAAACTAGAAAACTATTGCTTGAAATTTATAATATGAATGAAGTTTTAATCTTGGCTTCAAGTGGAACAGGTGCGATGGAAGCTTGTATTACAAACCTTACAAGAACAAAAGCACTTACAATAAACTCGGGTAAGTTTGGAGAGAGATTTGGAAAAATTTGTAAAGCATTTAATATTGAATATACAGAGTTAAAACAAGAGTGGGATACTCCAGCTTGTGTTGAAGATGTTGTAAATGCTGTTAAAAATGATAAAAATATAGATTCACTTTTTATTCAAGTTTGTGAAAGTGCTGGAGGATTAAGACATCCAGTTGAAGAAATAGCAAAAGAAGTTAAAAAAATAAATCCAAATATTATGATAGTTGCTGATGGAATAACAGCTTTAGGTGTTGAGAAAATTGATACAAGAAATATTGATGCATTAATTACAGGAAGCCAAAAAGCGTTTATGCTACCTCCTGGAATCGCTATGATTGGATTATCAGATAAAGCAGTTGCTAAAATTGAAGAGAAACCAGCAGGTTACTATTTTAATCTTGCAAGTGAAATTAAAAATCAAAAGAAAAACACAACAGCATATACAGCTGCAACAACATTGATTATTGGTTTAGGAGCAATTTTAGAAAAATTCAAAGAGATTGGATTTGATAACTTATATAATCAAACAGAAAAAAGAGCAAAAGCCACTCAAGAAGCATTAAAAGCTATAGGTTTTAAAATTTATCCAAAAGTTCCTGCAAATGCAATGACAACAGCTTATACAGAGCAATCAAATGAGATTAGAAAAATTCTAAAAACAAAATATAATGTTGATATAGCAGGTGGACAAGATCATTTAGCTGGAAAAATATTTAGAATTAATCATATGGGATTAGTTGAAGATTTTGAAGCTTCATGGGCTGTAAATGCTACTGAACTTGTACTAGATGAACTAGGAATTAGAACTTTTGATGGAACAGCAAATAGAGTTTTTGCAGAGACATTTTATAAAGGAAATTAA
- a CDS encoding response regulator transcription factor, translated as MQNIHKKLQNLSVLIVEDDISTLKWLSRILAIYFKEVCISEDAMQALEIFNNRSFDVVISDIEMPHVDGLHLLQKIALIKNSTIRAVMTAFNSPEYMNRVIESDVHFYFKKPIDIDELLVAISSKLTKQNSKDKKISLGEEFLYDYKQKNIRKDNLEISLTKKEILLLEYLINNKNSIVSIEQLENSVWQETVSADAVRMVVANLRKKTYSKLIKNIKGIGYKINNL; from the coding sequence ATGCAAAATATTCATAAAAAGCTACAAAACCTATCTGTATTAATTGTTGAAGATGATATAAGCACATTAAAATGGTTAAGCAGAATTCTAGCAATATATTTTAAAGAAGTTTGTATATCAGAAGATGCAATGCAAGCTCTTGAGATTTTTAATAATAGATCTTTTGATGTAGTTATTTCAGATATTGAGATGCCACATGTTGATGGTTTGCATCTTTTACAAAAAATTGCACTAATAAAAAATAGTACAATAAGAGCAGTTATGACAGCATTTAATAGCCCTGAATATATGAATAGAGTAATTGAATCAGATGTGCATTTTTATTTCAAAAAACCAATAGATATTGATGAGTTATTGGTTGCAATATCTTCTAAATTAACAAAACAAAACTCAAAGGATAAAAAAATATCTTTAGGAGAAGAGTTTTTATATGACTATAAACAAAAAAATATAAGAAAAGATAATTTAGAAATAAGTCTTACAAAAAAAGAGATACTTCTTTTAGAATATCTTATAAATAATAAAAATAGTATAGTAAGCATTGAGCAACTTGAAAATAGTGTTTGGCAAGAGACAGTAAGTGCTGATGCTGTTAGGATGGTTGTTGCAAACTTAAGAAAAAAAACTTATAGCAAACTTATAAAGAATATAAAAGGTATAGGTTACAAAATAAATAATCTTTAA
- a CDS encoding NAD(P)/FAD-dependent oxidoreductase: MRKKILIVGGGTAGTMTANNLAKKLMPEIDKDEVEITLISNSKNHYYRPGAMYVAFGKSEGYEFVREQRSLLMSEIKFEVEEAVEIDTKNNFIKVKSGKKFDYDFLVLATGCEAAPERIPGLAEGGDIFYTYEGAMKLAKKFHKLEKGRVLVTVNFPKTPNIPHQCGIAPVETTIMLHDFLVERGIRDNVEIIYTYPTEAQAVTNGLFLQEPTSKVLPSIFDGAGIKHKTGFTLNKVDAENKVAYSQEGEKIEFDILMSTPPFVAVEFIRNSGLSKALDNEGWLPTDKKTLKVIGQNNIYTLGDTVDLPVSKAGGTIHNQTDVVADNIASELRHGYPTESYDGLVIAIAQMGLSCGMPLWYDYNEDVKPTPCSKLGSFVRKGFNKGIYWAAARGMI, encoded by the coding sequence ATGAGAAAAAAAATTCTTATAGTTGGTGGGGGAACAGCAGGAACAATGACTGCAAATAACCTTGCAAAGAAATTAATGCCTGAAATAGATAAAGATGAGGTAGAAATTACTCTTATATCTAATTCAAAAAATCACTATTATAGACCAGGAGCTATGTATGTTGCTTTTGGAAAATCAGAAGGATATGAGTTTGTAAGAGAGCAAAGATCTCTTCTTATGAGTGAAATAAAATTTGAAGTTGAAGAAGCAGTTGAAATTGATACAAAAAACAATTTCATAAAAGTAAAAAGTGGTAAAAAATTTGATTATGATTTTTTAGTTTTAGCAACAGGTTGTGAAGCTGCACCTGAAAGAATCCCAGGATTAGCAGAAGGTGGAGATATTTTCTATACTTATGAAGGTGCTATGAAACTTGCTAAAAAATTTCATAAATTAGAAAAAGGAAGAGTTTTAGTTACTGTAAACTTCCCAAAAACTCCAAACATTCCACACCAATGTGGTATTGCTCCAGTTGAAACAACAATTATGTTGCATGATTTCTTAGTAGAAAGAGGAATTAGAGATAATGTAGAGATTATCTATACATATCCAACAGAAGCACAAGCTGTTACAAATGGACTATTTTTACAAGAGCCAACTTCTAAAGTTTTACCTTCAATTTTTGATGGTGCTGGAATTAAACATAAAACAGGATTTACTTTAAATAAAGTTGATGCAGAAAATAAAGTAGCTTATTCACAAGAAGGTGAAAAAATAGAATTTGATATTTTAATGTCAACACCACCATTTGTTGCTGTTGAGTTTATAAGAAACTCTGGTTTATCAAAAGCTCTAGATAATGAAGGATGGCTACCAACTGATAAAAAAACACTTAAAGTAATTGGTCAAAACAATATATATACTTTAGGAGATACAGTTGATTTACCTGTTTCAAAAGCTGGTGGAACAATTCATAATCAAACGGATGTAGTTGCTGATAATATTGCTTCTGAGTTAAGACATGGTTACCCAACTGAGAGTTATGATGGATTAGTTATTGCTATTGCTCAAATGGGATTATCTTGTGGAATGCCACTTTGGTATGATTACAACGAAGATGTAAAACCAACTCCTTGTAGTAAATTAGGAAGTTTTGTAAGAAAAGGTTTCAATAAAGGTATCTACTGGGCTGCTGCTCGTGGAATGATATAG
- a CDS encoding sensor histidine kinase gives MKKEHILKNRTKFFILKVKKNVVLETYGNKKDTKIETGQKLEDIFNSKIYKKLQKAKQENKKTFIIKWKKRKYEIYFEKNTFYFYDITLYCQIQSKLEKSLKELRSKKEELQAVFDLAANGISILDRNGMFLYANKFFQNMMEYSMEELYSESCISLSSPEYSAPSQTAVEKAIQYGSIEKFKKICITKSGQRINASMSLSYLESRDEIVMITSDITDEIEYQDKLEKQIELEVSKRTKQYEIMCHQSRLAAMGEMIDSIAHQWRQPLNSLGIIVQSLRHISSQKNIDNTLLQEIESDIMNKINYMSQTIDDFSTFFRINKDKEQFDILISIEDAIRLILVQLNNHNIKIEIEKKDIMNFEIFGFSNEFRQVILNLIHNAMMQIVSKNIVDGKIKIEIKDINNNIQIDVIDNAEGVKKEDMPKIFDPYFSTKEKGSGIGLYMSKVIIENHMNGILRVKNIKDGAKFTIMLAKE, from the coding sequence ATGAAAAAAGAACATATTTTAAAGAATAGAACAAAGTTTTTTATTTTAAAAGTTAAGAAAAATGTAGTTCTAGAGACTTATGGAAATAAAAAAGATACAAAGATTGAAACTGGACAAAAACTAGAAGATATTTTTAACTCAAAAATCTACAAAAAACTTCAAAAAGCTAAACAAGAAAATAAAAAAACATTTATAATAAAATGGAAAAAAAGAAAATATGAGATATATTTTGAGAAAAACACTTTCTACTTCTATGATATAACTCTTTACTGCCAAATACAATCAAAATTAGAAAAATCTTTAAAAGAGCTAAGATCAAAAAAAGAGGAGTTGCAGGCTGTTTTTGATTTAGCTGCAAATGGAATATCTATTTTAGATAGAAATGGAATGTTTTTATATGCAAATAAATTTTTCCAAAATATGATGGAATATAGTATGGAGGAACTATATAGTGAATCTTGTATTTCATTATCTTCTCCTGAATATTCAGCTCCTTCTCAAACAGCTGTTGAAAAAGCTATACAATATGGAAGTATTGAAAAATTCAAAAAAATTTGTATTACAAAATCAGGTCAAAGAATAAATGCAAGTATGTCCTTATCTTATTTAGAAAGTCGTGATGAGATAGTTATGATAACTTCTGATATTACAGATGAAATTGAATATCAAGATAAATTAGAGAAGCAAATAGAACTTGAAGTTTCAAAAAGAACAAAACAATATGAGATAATGTGTCATCAATCAAGATTAGCTGCAATGGGAGAGATGATAGATTCTATTGCACATCAATGGAGACAACCACTAAATAGTTTGGGAATTATTGTTCAAAGTTTAAGACATATATCTTCACAAAAAAATATAGATAATACTCTTTTACAAGAGATAGAATCAGATATTATGAACAAAATAAACTATATGTCACAAACAATAGATGATTTTAGTACATTTTTTAGAATTAATAAAGACAAAGAACAATTTGATATATTAATTAGTATAGAAGATGCTATAAGATTAATATTAGTTCAACTAAATAATCACAATATAAAAATAGAGATAGAGAAAAAAGATATAATGAATTTTGAGATATTTGGTTTCTCAAATGAGTTTAGGCAAGTAATTTTAAATCTAATTCACAATGCTATGATGCAAATTGTTTCAAAAAATATAGTTGATGGAAAGATAAAAATTGAGATAAAAGATATTAATAACAATATACAAATAGATGTAATTGATAATGCAGAGGGTGTAAAAAAAGAGGATATGCCAAAAATATTTGACCCATATTTCTCTACAAAAGAGAAAGGTAGTGGAATAGGGCTTTATATGTCAAAAGTTATAATAGAAAATCATATGAACGGTATTTTAAGAGTAAAAAATATTAAAGATGGTGCAAAATTTACTATTATGTTAGCAAAGGAATAA
- the purM gene encoding phosphoribosylformylglycinamidine cyclo-ligase gives MATVSYKDAGVDIDAGNQFVENIKPYVKSTRIPGVLGGIGSFAGAFELPSGYKQPVILAGTDGVGTKLKLAIDAKKFDTVGIDLVAMCTNDLLCNFGEPLFFLDYYATAKLEVEEATQVVKGIAEGCIRSECALIGGETAEMPGMYKEGDFDLAGFCVGIAEKEELDRVSKVEAGDVLIALPSSGVHSNGFSLVRKLLLEKLGMSLEDDFQGKKLKDVLLEPTRIYVKEFKANKENINALAHITGGGITENLPRVLPENLKAIVDRSKIKVLPIFEFMGKHVELEEMYRTFNMGVGMILVVNPKNVDAVLASTDGYIIGELKAGDRKVEFI, from the coding sequence ATGGCAACAGTTAGTTACAAAGATGCAGGAGTTGATATAGATGCAGGAAATCAGTTTGTAGAAAATATTAAACCATATGTAAAATCTACAAGAATTCCAGGAGTTTTGGGAGGAATTGGTTCTTTTGCTGGTGCTTTTGAACTACCAAGTGGATATAAGCAACCTGTTATTTTAGCTGGAACAGATGGAGTTGGAACGAAGTTAAAACTTGCAATTGATGCAAAAAAGTTTGATACAGTTGGTATTGATTTAGTTGCTATGTGTACAAATGATCTACTTTGTAACTTTGGAGAGCCACTATTTTTCCTTGATTATTATGCAACAGCAAAACTAGAAGTTGAAGAAGCAACACAAGTTGTTAAAGGGATTGCTGAGGGTTGTATTAGAAGTGAATGTGCATTAATTGGTGGAGAAACTGCTGAGATGCCAGGAATGTATAAAGAGGGTGATTTTGATTTAGCTGGTTTTTGTGTAGGAATTGCAGAAAAAGAAGAGCTAGATAGAGTTTCAAAAGTAGAAGCTGGAGATGTTTTAATTGCACTTCCAAGTTCAGGAGTTCACTCAAATGGATTTTCACTGGTTAGAAAACTTCTTTTAGAAAAACTTGGAATGAGTTTAGAAGATGATTTTCAAGGAAAAAAATTAAAAGATGTTTTACTTGAGCCAACAAGAATTTATGTAAAAGAGTTTAAAGCAAATAAAGAGAATATAAATGCTTTAGCACATATAACAGGTGGTGGAATTACAGAAAATCTTCCAAGAGTTTTACCTGAAAATTTAAAAGCTATTGTAGATAGAAGCAAAATAAAAGTTTTACCAATATTTGAATTTATGGGAAAACATGTAGAGCTTGAAGAGATGTATAGAACATTTAATATGGGTGTTGGAATGATTCTTGTAGTAAATCCAAAAAATGTAGATGCTGTATTAGCTTCAACAGATGGATATATTATTGGTGAGTTAAAAGCTGGAGATAGAAAAGTAGAGTTTATATAG
- a CDS encoding glyceraldehyde 3-phosphate dehydrogenase NAD-binding domain-containing protein: protein MSLNVLINGVGRIGKAVLKQLLKSDDFKIVGINDINPYIENIIYSINYDSTYGKYEDKFKIVENSFIQNSKTKIKITNFDSLCKIDLSNIDIIIDASGKKEDIKLLEALPVKAIFLTHPNKDANINIVLGVNEDKLDLTSHKIISTSSCNATALLPALKIIDDKKEILCGDIVTIHPLLNHQRVLDGSFVQSATRGVDLNFEFGRSSTQNIIPSRTTTIKACSYVLEKFNSNLISSNSLRVPTDTVGVINVTLFTKEISSKDEIKNLFLDFEKNQEFPIVLNNFEALVSSDFKKEKYTTIVDHRYLEVKQNMIKLLLWYDNEWGYASKVVDILDFYRKKYSQEKS, encoded by the coding sequence ATGAGTTTAAATGTTTTAATAAATGGGGTTGGAAGAATAGGAAAAGCTGTCTTAAAACAACTCCTAAAAAGTGATGATTTTAAAATTGTTGGAATAAATGATATTAATCCATATATAGAAAATATCATCTACTCAATAAACTATGATTCAACTTATGGAAAATATGAAGATAAGTTTAAAATTGTTGAAAATAGTTTTATACAAAACTCAAAAACTAAAATAAAAATCACAAACTTTGACTCTTTGTGTAAAATAGATTTAAGTAATATTGATATTATAATTGATGCAAGTGGAAAAAAAGAAGATATAAAGCTTTTGGAAGCTCTTCCTGTAAAAGCTATATTTCTAACTCATCCAAATAAAGATGCAAATATAAATATAGTTTTAGGAGTAAATGAAGATAAACTCGACTTAACTTCTCATAAAATTATCTCAACAAGCTCTTGTAATGCAACTGCATTGCTTCCTGCTTTAAAGATAATTGATGATAAAAAAGAGATTCTTTGTGGAGATATTGTAACTATTCATCCACTTTTAAATCATCAAAGAGTTTTAGATGGAAGTTTTGTACAAAGTGCAACTAGGGGAGTTGATTTAAACTTTGAATTTGGAAGAAGCTCAACTCAAAATATTATTCCTAGTCGTACAACTACAATAAAAGCGTGTTCTTATGTTTTAGAAAAATTTAATTCAAACTTGATAAGCTCAAATTCTCTAAGAGTTCCCACAGATACAGTTGGAGTGATAAATGTAACACTATTTACAAAAGAGATTTCAAGTAAAGATGAGATAAAAAATCTTTTTTTAGATTTTGAAAAAAATCAAGAATTTCCAATTGTTTTAAATAATTTTGAAGCTTTAGTTTCTAGTGATTTTAAAAAAGAGAAATATACAACAATAGTTGATCATAGATATTTGGAAGTTAAACAAAATATGATAAAACTTCTACTTTGGTATGATAATGAGTGGGGATATGCTTCAAAAGTTGTAGATATTTTAGATTTTTATAGAAAAAAATATTCTCAAGAAAAATCTTGA